One region of Dysidea avara chromosome 1, odDysAvar1.4, whole genome shotgun sequence genomic DNA includes:
- the LOC136262714 gene encoding uncharacterized protein isoform X1: protein MERVSRAFASKGSGYYRLLAHEDSSDEEEMYEVDRAVSKRVVDGEEQMLVTWVGYPIHTASWVPSAHVTAAVRSSYDIPFVPDRIVRHEVHTFTSRIDRCLAKSVSKDRSFTIEFCHDVYRKLFSSNLVLNKSHFCSTYFTEGWDYNYRKIGSSGTYRGRCIQYPIRCTLHMIKDIDNRYVKNSKGQFVPKSKGFRETIRVNLAKVNF, encoded by the exons ATGGAGCGTGTATCTAGAGCTTTTGCCAGCAAGGGGAGTGGATACTACAGGCTGCTTGCCCATGAAGACAGCAGTGATGAG GAGGAAATGTATGAAGTGGACCGTGCGGTCTCTAAGAGAGTAGTTGAT GGAGAAGAACAGATGTTGGTGACATGGGTGGGCTATCCGATTCACACTGCATCATGGGTACCCTCTGCACATGTGACAGCAGCTGTACGTAG CTCATATGATATCCCATTTGTGCCTGACAGGATTGTCAGGCATGAAGTACACACTTTTACAAGTAGAATAGATAGGTGCTTAGCTAAGTCTGTAAGTAAGGATAGGTCTTTTACAATAGAGTTTTGTCATGATGTATATAGGAAGTTATTTAGTAGTAATTTAGTACTAAACAAAAGTCATTTTTGTAGCACATATTTTACGGAAGGATGGGACTATAACTATAGGAAAATTGGAAGCAGTGGCACATACAGAGGACGTTGCATACAGTACCCTATAAGATGTACATTACACATGATTAAGGACATAGACAATCGTTACGTGAAGAACAGTAAAGGACAGTTTGTACCAAAGAGTAAAGGATTCAGAGAAACAATACGAGTAAATTTAGCTAAAGTAAATTTTTAA
- the LOC136262714 gene encoding uncharacterized protein isoform X2 has translation MERVSRAFASKGSGYYRLLAHEDSSDEEEMYEVDRAVSKRVVDGEEQMLVTWVGYPIHTASWVPSAHVTAAVRSTYFTEGWDYNYRKIGSSGTYRGRCIQYPIRCTLHMIKDIDNRYVKNSKGQFVPKSKGFRETIRVNLAKVNF, from the exons ATGGAGCGTGTATCTAGAGCTTTTGCCAGCAAGGGGAGTGGATACTACAGGCTGCTTGCCCATGAAGACAGCAGTGATGAG GAGGAAATGTATGAAGTGGACCGTGCGGTCTCTAAGAGAGTAGTTGAT GGAGAAGAACAGATGTTGGTGACATGGGTGGGCTATCCGATTCACACTGCATCATGGGTACCCTCTGCACATGTGACAGCAGCTGTACGTAG CACATATTTTACGGAAGGATGGGACTATAACTATAGGAAAATTGGAAGCAGTGGCACATACAGAGGACGTTGCATACAGTACCCTATAAGATGTACATTACACATGATTAAGGACATAGACAATCGTTACGTGAAGAACAGTAAAGGACAGTTTGTACCAAAGAGTAAAGGATTCAGAGAAACAATACGAGTAAATTTAGCTAAAGTAAATTTTTAA